A genomic segment from Mustela lutreola isolate mMusLut2 chromosome 15, mMusLut2.pri, whole genome shotgun sequence encodes:
- the WNK4 gene encoding serine/threonine-protein kinase WNK4 isoform X2, with the protein MLAPPTPETAIPMSQAEADLALRPPPPLAAAASPPRLGPPPRRVRRFSGKAEPRPRSSRLSRRSSVDLGLLSSWSQPTSPVPEPPAPPDSAGPGPARSPPPSCPEPPEGTWTGGAPVKAADSARPELAGSAGGPGSRDPPTVPEAAARERQREQEEKEDTETQAVATSPDGRYLKFDIEIGRGSFKTVYRGLDTDTTVEVAWCELQTRKLSRTERQRFSEEVEMLKGLQHPNIVRFYDSWKSVLRGQVCIVLVTELMTSGTLKTYLRRFREMKPRVLQRWSRQILRGLHFLHSRVPPILHRDLKCDNVFITGPSGSVKIGDLGLATLKRASFAKSVIGTPEFMAPEMYEEKYDEAVDVYAFGMCMLEMATSEYPYSECQNAAQIYRKVTSGTKPNSFYKVKIPEVKEIIEGCIRTDKNERFTIQDLLAHAFFREERGVHVELAEEDDGEKPGLKLWLRMEDARRGGRPRDNQAIEFLFQLGRDAAEEVAQEMVALGLVCEADYQPVARAVRERVAAIQRKREKLRKARELEALPPAPGPPPAAVPMTPGGPPSGFPPEPEEPEADQHQPFLFRHASYSSTTSDCETDGYLSSSGFLDASDPAFQPPGGVPSSPAESHLCLPSAFALSIPRSGPGSDFSPGDSYASDAASGLSDVGEGMGRLRRPPGRTPRRRPRSRLRVTSVSDQNDRVVECQLQTHNSKMVTFRFDLDGDSPEEIAAAMVYNEFILPSERAGFLNRIREIIQRVETLLKRDTGPVEAAEDPLGPQEEPAPLPALSGPLPDPSHELQSCTSLEQRSWAAFSTSSSSSGTPLSPGNLLSPGNLFSPGTPVSPSPIFPMASPPYSSPSLFSQVSSNLSPLSPGSPLAFSPSATQVPDPASHSLQSSVLPSPPAFSPSGSRVTLTPPSFPPCPSTSPLPSTTAAPLLSLASAFSLAVMTVAQSLLSPSPGLLSQSPAAPPAPLPSLPPPPPAAPCDQDRPSPPPPAAEMENEALPNPARPLLGEARLEPISEEGKPQLVGRFQVTSSKEPAEPLPLQPAFPALSSSLKPPTPQLTSESSDTEDSAGSGPEAREALAESDRAAEGLGTGVEEGDDGKEPRVGGSPPPQSHPSPVWMNYSYSSLCLSSEESESSGEDEEFWAQLQSLRQKHLSEVEALQTLQKKEIEDLYSRLGKQPPPGIVAPAAMLSSRQRRLSKGSFPTSRRNSLQRSEPPGPGIMRRNSLSGSSTGSQEQRASKGVTFAGDVGRM; encoded by the exons ATGCTGGCACCCCCGACCCCCGAGACTGCGATCCCCATGTCCCAGGCGGAGGCCGACCTAGCCCTGCGGCCCCCGCCGCCTCTCGCCGCCGCCGCCAGTCCGCCCCGCCTTGGGCCCCCTCCGCGCCGGGTGCGCCGCTTCTCCGGGAAGGCTGAGCCCCGGCCGCGCTCTTCCCGTCTCAGCCGCCGCAGCTCAGTCGACTTGGGGCTGCTGAGCTCTTGGTCCCAGCCAACCTCACCCGTTCCGGAGCCCCCCGCTCCTCCGGACTCTGCTGGTCCTGGCCCCGCGAGGAGCCCACCGCCTAGTTGTCCAGAGCCCCCCGAGGGCACGTGGACCGGGGGAGCCCCCGTGAAGGCTGCAGACTCCGCGCGTCCAGAGCTCGCGGGCTCTGCAGGAggcccggggtcccgggatccgCCGACAGTCCCCGAAGCCGCGGCTCGGGAGCGGCAGCGGgagcaggaggaaaaggaggataCGGAGACCCAGGCCGTAGCAACGTCCCCAGACGGCCGATACCTCAAGTTTGACATCGAGATTGGACGTGGCTCGTTCAAGACGGTGTATCGAGGGCTGGACACCGACACCACGGTGgaggtggcctggtgtgagctgCAG ACTCGGAAACTGTCTCGAACCGAGCGACAGCGATTCTccgaggaagtggagatgctcAAGGGGCTGCAGCACCCCAACATCGTCCGCTTCTATGACTCATGGAAGTCAGTGCTGAGGGGCCAGGTTTGCATCGTGCTGGTGACCGAACTCATGACCTCCGGCACCCTCAAGAC ATACCTGAGGCGGTTCCGAGAGATGAAGCCACGAGTCCTTCAGCGCTGGAGCCGCCAGATCCTTCGGGGGCTTCATTTCCTACACTCCCGGGTACCCCCCATTCTGCACCGGGATCTCAAGTGCGACAACGTCTTTATCACGGGCCCTTCAGGTTCGGTCAAGATCGGCGACCTGGGCCTGGCCACGCTCAAACGCGCCTCCTTTGCCAAGAGCGTGATCG GGACCCCGGAGTTCATGGCCCCTGAGATGTACGAGGAAAAGTACGATGAGGCGGTGGACGTGTACGCATTTGGCATGTGTATGCTGGAGATGGCCACCTCAGAGTACCCTTACTCCGAGTGCCAGAATGCCGCGCAGATCTACCGCAAGGTCACTTCg GGCACAAAGCCGAACAGCTTCTACAAGGTGAAGATTCCCGAGGTGAAGGAGATCATCGAAGGCTGCATCCGCACCGATAAGAACgagag GTTCACCATCCAGGACCTCCTGGCTCACGCCTTCTTCCGCGAGGAGCGCGGCGTGCACGTGGAGCTAGCGGAGGAGGACGACGGGGAGAAACCCGGCCTGAAGCTCTGGCTGCGCATGGAGGACGCGCGGCGTGGGGGGCGCCCACGGGACAACCAGGCCATAGAGTTCCTGTTCCAGCTGGGCCGGGACGCCGCAGAGGAGGTGGCGCAGGAGATG GTGGCCCTGGGTTTAGTCTGCGAAGCTGATTACCAGCCAGTGGCCCGCGCCGTACGTGAACGAGTTGCTGCCATCCAGCGAAAGCGTGAGAAGCTGCGCAAAGCTAGGGAGTTGGAGGCCCTCCCCCCTGCACCAGGACCTCCACCAGCAGCTGTCCCCATGACTCCTGGTGGTCCCCCCAGCGGCTTCCCCCCGGAGCCCGAGGAGCCCGAGGCGGACCAGCACCAGCCTTTCCTCTTCCGCCATGCCAGCTACTCATCTACCACCT cggATTGCGAGACTGATGGCTACCTCAGCTCCTCTGGCTTCCTGGATGCCTCAGACCCTGCCTTTCAGCCCCCTGGGGGGGTGCCATCCAGCCCTGCTGagtcccatctctgcctgccctcg GCTTTTGCCCTGTCCATTCCACGTTCTGGCCCTGGCAGTGACTTTTCCCCAGGAGACAG ctATGCCTCGGATGCAGCGTCAGGCCTCAGTGATGTGGGAGAAGGGATGGGACGCCTGAGGAGACCCCCAGGGAGAACTCCCCGGCGCAGACCGCGATCCCGGCTGCGGGTCACTAGT GTCTCAGACCAGAATGACAGAGTGGTTGAGTGCCAGCTGCAGACGCACAATAGCAAGATGGTGACCTTCCGCTTCGATCTGGATGGGGACAGCCCGGAAGAGATTGCAGCTGCCatg GTGTATAACGAGTTCATTCTGCCCTCGGAGCGAGCCGGCTTCCTGAACCGTATTCGGGAGATTATCCAGCGAGTGGAGACCCTGTTGAAGAGAGACACTGGCCCTGTGGAGGCTGCTGAGGACCCTCTGGGACCCCAG GAGGAGCCAGCACCATTGCCTGCCCTCTCGGGCCCCCTCCCAGACCCATCCCATG AGCTCCAGAGCTGCACCTCCCTGGAGCAGAGGAGCTGGGCAGCCTTCTCCACCTCCTCATCTTCTTCTGGAACCCCTCTGTCTCCTGGAAACCTGCTTTCCCCTGGAAACCTGTTTTCCCCCGGAACCCCTGTTTCCCCAAGTCCTATCTTCCCTATGGCTTCTCCCCCGTACTCCAGCCCCTCCCTGTTCTCCCAAGTGTCTTCAAATCTCTCGCCACTTTCCCCTGGCTCTCCACTTGCGTTCTCCCCCAGCGCTACCCAGGTCCCTGACCCAGCCTCTCATTCTCTGCAGAGCTCTGTCCTCCCTTCTCCACCTGCCTTCTCTCCCAGTGGCTCCCGGGTCACGCTgactcctccttcctttcccccctgcccctccacatctcccctcccctccaccacagccgcccctctcctctctctggctaGTGCCTTCTCACTGGCTGTGATGACTGTGGCCCAGTCCCTGCTGTCCCCCTCACCTgggctcctgtcccagtctcctgCAGCGCCCCCTGCTCCTCTACCCagtctgcccccacctccccccgcTGCTCCTTGTGACCAGGATAGGCCTTCACCTCCACCTCCAGCGGCTGAGATGGAGAATGAG GCCCTGCCAAATCCTGCTCGGCCCCTTCTGGGTGAAGCCAGACTCGAGCCCATCTCTGAAG AGGGAAAGCCGCAGCTTGTGGGGCGTTTCCAAGTGACTTCATCCAAGGAACCAGCTGAGCCTCTTCCCCTGCAACCAGCATTCCCGGCTCTTTCCAGTTCCCTGAAGCCTCCAACCCCTCAGCTGACCTCGGAGAGCTCAGACACAGAGGATAGTGCTGGAAGCGGGCCGGAAGCCAGAGAGGCTCTGGCTGAGAGTGACCGTGCCGCTGAAGGCCTAGGGACTGGAGTTGAGGAAGGGGACGATGGGAAGGAACCCCGAGTGGggggcagccccccaccccagagccatCCCAGCCCGGTATGGATGAACTACTCATACAGCAGCCTGTGCCTGAGCAGTGAGGAATCCGAGAGCAGTGGGGAGGATGAGGAATTCTGGGCTCAGCTGCAGAGTCTTCGGCAGAA GCACTTGTCAGAGGTGGAGGCCCTACAGACACTGCAGAAGAAGGAAATCGAGGACTTGTACAGCCGGCTTGGGAAGCAGCCCCCACCGGGTATCGTGGCCCCCGCTGCTATGCTGTCCAGCCGCCAGCGCCGCCTCTCCAAGGGCAGCTTCCCCACTTCCCGCCGCAACAGCCTGCAGCGCTCTGAGCCCCCAGGCCCTG GCATCATGCGAAGGAACTCCCTGAGTGGCAGCAGCACCGGCTCCCAGGAGCAGCGGGCAAGCAAGGGGGTGACATTCGCCGGGGATGTTGGCAGGATG tGA